ATGACTCAGAAAGATGTCCTGCAAACGATTGCAAATGCCGAGCATATTATAAAGGCTTAAGGCGAGGTTAACTTAAAATGGATTAAGTTAGTTGTTTTTCATTAAGTGAATTAGGTATGAAAAAGCAGAAGGTGTTGGAAAAAGTCAAACCATTTAAAGCCTAAATGAAAACCTAGCTTTTTAAGTGTTGAGCAAcgtctttttataaataaataaacattttttcagTGCTAATTTAAACTATTCtaatttataattgattttaGTATCACACATAGCTTAATTCAATCAACTAAACTTCTCAACTTTTTGCTCTTGAACTCATTTTTCAACACTCCAAACTCTACTCAtgcattttgcaacactggccAACTAGCTTAGCCAGCCCAAGATGCCCATCACGAGTATTTTACATGCCTTAGatatacaaaatgttgttgcatACACGAGGGGGCACACGAGGGCGCATTTGATTGCTGCTTTGTTGTGTGACCCACCGCCACCTGACCTCCCACGCCCCCTTCCACCGCCTTCGGCTACTGCTACTGGCAGCACCTGCGGGAGTTATGAATTATGCAAAGAGGCAGCTGCCTGCCCCGCCTGGGGGCCTGTTCAAATAGAATACGCagacttgtgtgtgtgtgtgtgtaaattctGCCTTGAGACTTGCGCCAAATCAAAGATCTTATCACAGATTCATTAAATTATACGCATAGATacaagtatataaataaataaaacaaaaatacaaagtaGAAAAGtgtaacaaataaaataaagtggCGTGAAAAAactcataaattaatttacacAAATTCTCAACATTTCTGGGCGCGCAACAgaagaaagagaagaaaaaaaaaaacaaaaaacaatgttGTGTTCAAGTAAAAATTGTGAATTTTGTAAACAGAAAAACGAACGAACGAAGCGAAACCgagcgcaacaacaataacaacaactagagAATGAACCATAACAATTGGGATGACGACGACATTTCGTTTAGAAGGCATCATctgaacaacaacatttgcaactgcaacagacTGCGGCATGCAACGCGTGCTGTCTGTTTCAGTTATGTTCAGCGTAAATATCGCCACAAGATATaggtgcatatatatatctagcaTGTGTATTTAGCATAGCCAGGCATTGGGCTAGCCAAAAGTAATGCCGTTGCTTTGCCCGGGTtatttcaacaacaacaacaaatagtgCAACAAATACAAGTGAGAATGCTTAAGTAAAAGCACGACTGCCAGTTACCCTGTAGCATAAacctctcctctctctctgtctctgcaCTCTGTGTTGCACCTcgaaagtatttaatttagaAATAATTCCTAGCTCATTTCTTTTACTAATTTGTGAGGCCTTAAGATGATATTCACACTTATGTTTATACCAAAAAAAGCTGTAcctttctttatttttcatatagaatATGTCTTTGATCCTTTCTAGGCTATGTGTCTGCCCACATAACAAAAATGGCGTCTACTGTAAGAAACTAGGCTGCAAACGATTAATCGAACCGATAACTagagttatcgataaataaatagcatTATTCCTGATATGCTCTACGATAgcgtatacacatatatgcacaaaaaattaaatttaaagtcttAAGctcttttaatttctttaatatgctcaaattaaacaagttttaaaatcgataattatcgataaggGGAAATCAGCTATAAAAGAATTTAAAGAATGTTGTTCtccaaataatatataagaaactacacatatgtatatctccCTCAACTCTCAAAATCTCAAAGATTGACTCAGCTCGAGCTCCAGATCAAAAACTGATTATACCTCTCATTTTCACATATTCccaatgggtacagggtagaagaagaagagggaaaaaacaacatcaacgAAATGATCACGACGCAATGAATGCGCACTGACGGCCCTGCCGCCAGGCCTGGTGGCTCGGTTCGTTTTTATTTCACAAAATagattttcaataaaaacccACTCGAAAAACGCCAACAATGGCGTAGAAAAACGCATCGCGATCCATTCCGTATCTATTTTCAAACCAAACAAATATATTCCTAAGACTACAACAACTTTAGCGTTCGTCCAATAAAAGAATCAAGACACACAATTCAAAGGAGAACCGTTTAATCAGAGATCTGGACATGAGCACGACAATATACCTTGCTGATGATTTTACTTGAATTTTAGCAGATCTTAGCACACATATAAATTACTATAATATAGTACAGGAGAGTAGCGGAGTCATGAGTTACAAGAAATGGGTTAACCCCACTTTTGCATCAACTAAATAAACATGGTCAAgccgcagccaacttaactgCTGCGAAAACAAAACTCTGGCAACGCCAATACGTAAAAGAAAGTAAACggcgaaaaaaaataaagttatatgaaaataaataataattattacgttttgcaacactttgAGCACACTTTGTTCACAATAGAACCGTTCATTATGGCGTTGCCACCTTTCAAGCATTGCTATTTATgaagcaaatgcagcaataAGGATTAAGTTTATATCTTTGCAAATATGCCCAACAATTATACGGAACTGCTTAACTGGATtacttgttcgccctatcgaaaaatttaaatacatcTGTATAATTGTGATGTCATTTTAAAACTTAGTTGTTAGTTACATGTGCTAAAAGTTCGAAATGTAATATTtccaacattttatttttgtagtttttatataattttttgtttttttttcttaaatttgcaAGTCCTAGTTATACGCAAATTAAAGTTTTTAGTGTTGAATCCACTGATATTTGAGAATGTTTAGTCTGCTGCCGCGCGGCTCGTACATTGACGAGCGCATTAGCAAGAACTATGGCAAGGAGGTGCTGCTGGCCAATTGGCAGGAGCTGCGCCTGGGCAGCGCTGAGAAGAACGATTGCATATTGCCAGGACTGAAGCGTATAGATGCATGCGAGAAGCACATAACCGAAATCAATGATAACTATGTGCCGCCCTCTGTGCTGGAGGATGCGGACGATTCGACGCGACAGTTTCTGGGCGCACGCAACGAATCGTTGCACAATCACCAACGTAACAGACAGACCCAAGTGCGTTTCCCCCTGACCAAAGATATGAGCAGCAATTTCACAACAACCTACACGATCTTGTACGAGATTGTGCCCAAGCAGCAGGCGCAAGCAACGGCGGCTGTGGAGCAGAGCGGCAAAGTGCCGGCCAAGATAGAAGATCGAGACCTGATGCTCAGCTATGGCAATCGCAGCAAGACGGGCAAATCTTGCCGGCTCAGGGCCGAGCTGCAGTTGGTGAAATCGCAAAGATTGGAAACAAGCTATGCGGCCGATTACAAAATAAGCCAGCCGGCACTTAAAAACGCCGCAAAtgagcagcaataacaaacgaaatgtattaaattgataattaaatatatatatatatatagatatacatatgcgcaaagaatggcaaacaaaagacTGCAATTGTACAGTTTgcatttgtgtttgtatttgtttatgcaCTAATACCGTTCGATACTCACCATTTTCAGTTCTGCTGTCCATTTGAGATGCTACAGCAGGCGATTTGCACACTG
The sequence above is a segment of the Drosophila virilis strain 15010-1051.87 chromosome 3, Dvir_AGI_RSII-ME, whole genome shotgun sequence genome. Coding sequences within it:
- the LOC6624209 gene encoding uncharacterized protein → MFSLLPRGSYIDERISKNYGKEVLLANWQELRLGSAEKNDCILPGLKRIDACEKHITEINDNYVPPSVLEDADDSTRQFLGARNESLHNHQRNRQTQVRFPLTKDMSSNFTTTYTILYEIVPKQQAQATAAVEQSGKVPAKIEDRDLMLSYGNRSKTGKSCRLRAELQLVKSQRLETSYAADYKISQPALKNAANEQQ